Below is a window of Neodiprion virginianus isolate iyNeoVirg1 chromosome 4, iyNeoVirg1.1, whole genome shotgun sequence DNA.
caaatttgtgatttttcttctccacCTTTTCGAAAACTCTGTGCAAATATCATGTATTTTGGCCGCTCCTTCAACTAATTGGTCCCTTACAAATGGGAAGAAGACATCTATAATAACTTTCGACCAACAGTCGGAAAAAGAcacagaaatttttgattgCGCTGTcagaaagaaatcaaaaagaGCGCAAAACCAACAGCAGGGGAATTACGTAGAAaatctttcgtttttcggctgtaattCTTGATACGTAGCGTATTCGGAAAGCGCGCAATTAAATTCTCAGTCAACAATATATATCCACTTCTAATATGTATCGCTTCTagcatttttttatatcaaacgAAGCGTTTAGTTCCCTAAATTAATAGGAATATTCTTGAATTGGAAACGAAGAAATCCATGAGCCTACAGTGTTACTAAATTAcgttatcgatatttttatacgaatAAAGAgatcaatttcatattttcattttattctttacaAGCTTTCATTATTTcggaaaacaaatatttacagaAGAAGTTTGTGCAGGCAgcagaatattaaaaatacgaGTATACAATACACTTTTATAGTAAACATCAATGTATTAATTCTGAACAATCTTAACTCCGTGTTTTGAATAACGATTATTTAGCTACCTATGGAAGACAAAGCCTATTTTAGTTGTTTGCTAGGCAGTTGGTATAAACTAGTTATTTATTGATTCTCAAAACACGAAATCAGGAACAGTTTCCAATAATCACATTTGCTCCAGGAACGAATGGAATACGAATATACCATagattgatttaaaaatggCACAATGCCGATTCAACTTTTCGAATATACGAGAATGCAGATACAATTAATTCAGAACTGATTTGTACAATATAAAGTGCGATTGTTTAATTTCAGTGACTGGATGAATAATGACTAATGGTAGACGTGAGATGGATTTAAAAGTCAAACACAGCTGGGCATGAAGCTTGTCAACAATAAATTAAAGTGACCAAGAACATATACTAAGTTAAGCTACTTCGAATACAGCGAAAACTTAAATGTTGTTGTAAAATCTTGAATATAATGATCGTACACAGTTCTTATAATCACTGTGATTAGGGCACACAGAAGATATACGCACACTTGTATATTTACGTATGTAACAACCACGACTTTTTACGAATGATATCTCAGTTAGTGGCAATGAGTTAATATTCACAAAAACTTTGTTAATTGATACATAGCCTAtgatatttattgaatttaattcTTCACTCGATCATAATGTGCCTGCTCTATGTATCGCATGCATATAAAGGTTCCGTTTCGTTAGGATACTTTTTGCAATAGGTAAACGGACATTTGTAGATGCCttaatttgatgaaatattatttaaacatATAATATCACGTAGACTAATTAATAAATCAGTGCGTAACATTCCTGCTCAATTAACAAGGTCCTATTGTAGATATCTCAACATTTTACAAATTAGTAATCTCTATATAACAACAGTCTGTTTAATTATATGTTAAGTTAGTTCGTACGGTTTAAAAGTAATAAACCATTATCCACAGTTGTGCAGCTCGtccacaaaaatttttagcataTACTTTATACTTTGATATGgttgatttcaaatttcgttgTCCTTTCGATGCTGCAATACGGCCTTCCATATCCTCAACTCGATACCTCCCCTGTTTGAACAGTAATATTATCAACACAGTCAAATAAAGATTACAGCGTTTTTTAACTTACCTCAAGTTCAGCCTGCGAAGATCTTCTCGACTAACGTGGAAAAGAATATCTTCCAACGTGTATTCTTCATATAGAAACTGTAAAACCATTCATTTTTACCAATGACATTAAGCGTAAAGAAAATTGGATTGACATCGCTTGAACAAATCAATTAACATATCAATCAATTGCCAATGAACAATGGAATCATCTTTCTCAACTACGTAACTAAATGAAATTATCAGTTTATTCTACATGTTTCACACGATGCtgagaataataaaactaTTATCCAGTTATCTAACGTATATTCAACAAAACTTCATCCCAATTACGCAGTACTTTTGAACATACCCTGTCTATAGAAGACGCATCTACACCTAGGCCTTGTAACCATTCCGTAAGCCTGGTATCAGCTGGAGTAGCATTATGGTCAGTGACACTGATTTGGGGTAAAAATCCTGGAATAGGAGACACAGGCTCTCCACCAGAAATCGTCGAATTGTATCTGTGAAatggataataatttttgtatttgttaCCTATATAGATTATAGACTGCCAAAGTTtgcaaacaaataaatttttatgtgCCTGTCGAAATCTTGCCTCAAAAATCCAGTAACACTCACCCCGATTCTTGCCTTACAGTTCTCCTATTAATCGATTCGCACAGCTGTGATAGAGCTCCcatctgaattttttgatcTCCTATTACCTGCTGCAACATAGCTTGATAAACTTTCTGACTTTCCAAGAGTTCTTGAAGAAGTTTCATGTTTTCAGTCTTTAAAGCTCCCATTTGATCCTGATATTCTCGCCAATATTTATTGTCCACAGAATCACTAGATTTGTGTGATTTCACAGAGTTGACTGTTGACACACCAGACGTCGATCCTTCTTCCGGACCGTCAGTACCTGATTGACCTCGATCATGGCCAAGCAGATTGGCGCCAAGCTCTAAAGGCGGTGGAATAaaacaaagttaaaaattttatcatgtGTTAAAAGTAATTGTAACTATAATTAGAATAACTACCACAATTGGAACAACTACCACAAGAACAAAAATAACTACGAAAGGTATCGATTAATACCtgatttacatttttctttcatagcaatttattttctacgtCTGTATTTCATTAGATTATAGTATAAGACAAACTTAATACAGTATCGTAAGGCTGCTGCCTGAGGAGTGAGATTATGTGGAGATCAATCTGGTAATTATGATGAATTTCACAACCGATATTTTTAGAGTTGACATGTTAATATACCAGTACGCAGCACACGTTACGCTTATGTATAGTCACATATAGGTATACTCTTGTAGATGCTTTCAGCTAATCTACGCTCAACTACACTTGCTAAATATTATGACGTTTacaaaaaatgtgataaaaataaagcgGTGTGTGATCTCGACTGTATCAaggtaataaattataaatacttCGAATCTTTTTATCAATCAACTATTGATCATATCACATGATTCGAAGAATAGGGTTAAACCAACTTTTCTTGTCATGAGGTGTATACCTGAATTAAAgtacaaatgaaatttacctGGAGATAATACAGTAATAGCAGCTTGAACAGCATTCCTGACTAGATTATCCAAAGCAAACATCCAATGTGGCTTTATGCTGTGCAGCCTCAAAACCTCGTTTACAGCTGTTTGAAATAGGTATATTGCCGAATACAGTTGATTTATCGCAGTTGAATCAAAGTCTAATTCTTCCTTTAGTGTCCGAATTGTGGTCATGAGCACATCTTGGTTCGGTTCAGAGATATAATCTTTCAGACCACGCATCAGGAGTTCCAAATGATTCTGGAACAAAGTTGCCCAAATCATCTCAGTGTTCCGATTTTCTGTCTTTCGCcactataatttatttcaattaaataaatctAACTTACCATGTGCAGAACAGCTTGGCCAACATCTTGATGTATACTCCTCAGCCATACTTGACATATTTTAGCTTCATCCTGACTCAATACTCTAGTGAGTGTCATTCGACGTTGACTATCTTTCTTCAATAAATAAAAGCCCTCCTGTTCCTCGCCAACTTTATTACCTGGCTGACCTGAAGAATGAGCAAATTATACGAATTCAATAAACGTTCTAAATGGCAGACATTGTATTTGCCtaataacatatatatatatatacatatgtcaATTCCAGATCACGATTCATTCAAATGCTTACACTTACCAGACAATTCTACTTCGGGTGACAATAAACCACCAGAAGAACTTCTCCTAGTCATTGTAGGTCCTGATGTGTCTGATTCGCTAGCCTCTATTGATGGTGTGCTTCCGATCGTGCTGAGGTTTGAAcataaaaaaagtaatttttaatttcgcaaCTATGTATATGGATATGTGgtcagtttatttatttttatttatgataACAAATAACTGCAAACCTTTTTCCAAAACTTTGAGCAGACTTGACACATTTATGTTTAATATTGCATTATGAGTAATAAATGATAGGATGAAAGCaatatatttattgaattaataaaaGCACATATAGCTACATATAATGCAAAAGAATTATTATGTAgcttatataatttttttcttaattgcaaaaacaaattattacaTGTTAATTGTTATTTGTAATTGCAAATATCCTAATTACATCGTAATTGTGTTACACTTTAATTTCACAGTGTATATAAAAACCAGAAAATCTAACTGATAAATATGAAAAGTTAGTAATTGATCTGTTtacattcaaaaattgatttttctttcgatacaCCATATTAGGATTAATTTTCTTGTAGATGTTTCATTGACATCAATCGATATCgaaacatgtatatatttctgCAGTAAACTGGTTCGGAATAAATTGTTTGCTAATTTTAACATATcaactaaaaataaaagttcGATATAACAACGAAATTTCTATTGtcttgaaaaagaatttaacgATTAGGATAATGGTTAATGATGCTGaaagttttttctttgccTCGTGTTCtgtttttacataaatttatcaGTCATTTTGATCTGAATACCGTACCTGTTGAAACAAAGGGCAGTAGGCATGCTGATGGGAGAGAGAAGATGAGCCGGACTGCGTTCCCTCAATGGGCTTGATTTTGTCAGCCCTCCGCTACAGATCATACTTAAGATTGTTATAAATTCTAATACAAACGCAATAACTTTTATTCAGTATGATAAACTCTGTTActtgaaataatataataactaataaaacaataaaattaaatttgatagAATAAAAGTAACTCGTCAAGATATCCTCTATGATATCAGTTtctataataaaattaacattACGGTAGGTTTTAATTATTCAAGATACGGTATTTTAttcagcaaaaatttttttgataagaTCTTATAACAGACATGGTTGTGATGCAAatgttataaaattcaaataaaataagtacCATCTGTATCTGAACCTCCAATTTTCGTTATCCACGGTGGGATAAAATCTcataatcattttcatttttatttgattcgtGTTCATTTCACAATAACACATATTTGGACTCAAATGCGTTAATTTGCAAGTGACACagtaataatactaataacgTACTATCCTCAAGTAAATGAAAAGATACCGAGAGACGTTATTTGCACGATTGTGATAGTTTCGACGCCTGGCAACGGACTACTACGGGTCCAGTATGTCAAGGAGTGCAGATCTAATCTACATGCTGACTCTCTTCCTGCCACACACATCCTGATATAGATTAcagatatgtatgtatatacttatatacatatatacatatatgtatatatcagttaaagatttttttatcactaaCCGTAAAAGGAGACTGTTCATTTACAAAAGAATATATTCTTGGCTTCATAATATTTATCACACAAAGGCTGACCACCATGTAGTTACCACAATTTTACCATATAGAGGTTTGAAGATTCTcgatttgtaaatattgtacgtgcattttctttaaatttcttttatcttcttcAGATCAACGCTGCATCGAATTTCAatcacagattttttttttttttctttttgtacgaattaaatgaatttatattaggaggaaaaaaaattgttagcTAGTATCGCATTGATTTTATGTTTAATGTGGTCAACGCACACAAAACTGGACATAAGTTTCTTGCAAGCCTTAAGCACCATTCGAAGACAAAACAACACAATCAAGACAAAACgattaaattatattcataaGATAATGAATAGCGATTAGCTGTTAGCAGCTGTGAACagtgtaataattatagaaaaattcaaaaaaacttACGTATCATCAGAATGAGAAGACTGGATTGGCGGTGTTGTAACGATGTGGTTATTGTTTGTCTTGTCAAATTTAGCCAGTCGCTCAAGCCTTTCCGCTGGCACTGATATACTTCTGCTGAAATCTGGTGGTGCAGGTAATCTCGtactcttcttttttctaaaatgAGAAGATGAGACCATGTTGAATTGGCTAAATAAGACCTCTTTTACTGTAGAATCAATTTTTAGTTTCAGTTTATGATTACACATGCTCCATTACAGTTCTCATCTTCACAGGTGGAGAGGTCTGCTAATTGGGATTGCCGAAACTCCTAGTTTACAATAACAAACTTACTCTGTAAGAAAAGGATCGTCTAATAGTTTAGCAGCTGTCGCCCTGGTGTCGGGATTTGGCTCGAAACACCGTAAAATGAAGCTCTTTGCTCTTTCCGATAATTCCGAGGGTATTTCAGGgtgtattttataaaatcccacctttgaagaaaattccatacaaaaaaatataatgttaTGCTGTTTACTGTTCAAGGATTAAAACAGAGTTCGCATTTACCTTGAAAACAGCAGCCTGTGGTGAACCCAACTCTATAAAAGGAGGTTTTCCTGTAGCCATTTCAACAATTGTACAACCCAATGACCAAATATCAGCCTACAAATGAACACAATcgttatataattaataaacaaaattactttttaaCTAAGCATGTAGAAACGGAAGGACTAGTtctgaatataaaaattacaatttcttgATGTAAAGCTATTGagcgaataaaattattcagaatACAGCAAAAATGATGCGTTTCTTTAGCAACTCTTCCACAGCACTGTGTAAACTGTTCTCACAACTGGTTATCTATAGAATGCAATGCTTTGTAATAAGACCATTTTGAATGAGTCAGctagaaaatatttgcaacgtGACAAGAATATTACAGTCTGTGAAGTAACGCGATACGCTATTAAGAACGATGCAAAATACTATTTTATTATAACAAAAACTTTAGAGAAAACTTACAGGAGCTCCGTAACCACGTTGCCCTTTATCTATGACTTCTGGTGCCATGTATTGTAATGTTCCAGTGAATGTTTCGGTACTTGGACAAAGACCAGCGAGTCGCTTCGATGTACCAAAGTCAGAAATTTTAACCACTCCACTATACGTGTTAACCAATACATTATCACCTGTATTATTAAATAGTGTGAGTGTCAAgatattcgtttttttcgaCTTAACAGAGTACCATAAAACATTGGAGTATGTAATAAGTTTGTACATATATAGTGTCAATACTTAAATACCTTTAATATCACGATGAACAATTTTCTGATCGTGCAGGTATTTAAGTCCTTCTAAAATCTGTTTTGTATAAAAAGATATGGTTGATTCATTTTCCTTTAACGGGCCCCATTTCGATCGAAGCAGCGCCGATAAGCTACCTGGAATCCAAGAAATCtaaaatgaggaaaaataaatttcgaaaaaactaATGGAGCAATCATTTGTCAAAGCTTACCTCCAGGAACTTGCTccatgaaaattttgaagaaaccATCCTCACTGACAGATCCCAAGTACTGAACGATGTTTCGGTGTCTGAGTTGACTGTGCAATTTGATTTCTTCGTGCAAAGGTTGTACGTCGCCAAGGTTTCTTTCTGGTATCTCTTTTACCGCTATTCTCACTTGTGTGTTTAAATCACGAGCTGCATATACAACACCATACGTACCTTTCCCAAGGATCGTACGTTTGTTTTGATCATCTAATTCGTAttcaaactgaaaatttcgtaaaccgaaattgtgttttatttcttgaaaatcCCAAATCAATCATAATTTAAGTAAAATTCCAAGTGTGGAATTATATAAcataaacaaaacaaacctTCATCTGGTCATTAGTTAAGTAAGCATCCAGATCTGTGACCATGCCTTCCTGGTCTCTTGTCATTTCCAAGATTAAATCGTAAAATCGTTGTCTACATTGGATGGATGGTAGATACATTTGAAAGTCATCAGAATTCTGATGTACATATAAGAATAGACAGCGTTCGTCTCGTTTATACAAACTGACACTGCGAATCATGTTTGCGGTGAATAGCCACTCATGTACTTGTTTACAGTTGTCTTTCAATTTATCTAAGCACAAGTTCCATATTtgtatcgatttttcttctgcACCAAGATTTATATTTACGTAACTTGGCATTAGAATTTTTGTCGGTTCCAGCACCAGTAACTgtccaaaaatatttcattagaTGCATGTTCATTCGTTTGTAATACAACGATTGGTTCCTAAAATATTACGGTaagaaatgtataaaatatattcagaaCTGTTAGTGAACTCACCGGGAAACGTATACTGTCCCCAACTTCAGATTTTGTCGCTTCGTCGAAGTATTCAATCCAGAATCCAAAAACTTGCTCTTCAGGCGAAGCCTCAACTTCCAAGTTCCTTTTTCGAAACCTGTCTATAAGCGATATGTTGCCTATGGTTGACTTCAAGTACCTAATATCGAAAAtaagtatatttatacaacgcCTAATTGGTGCTATATTATATGACTTGTAAACGGAAAATCACAATGCAAACATACCAATTGGGTGGTTTTAATTTGAACATACATTCAGCTGCTTGTATAGCCTTGGAATAATCCTCAGCAAGTACACTGATTTCGAAAAACGTTGCAACATCCCAGTAGTCTTTCAGGCTGGACAAGCTCCCCTTTTTACCAATCAAGTTATTCAACACCATTCCAATGTGCTGTAACTCTTCACTTTTGGAAAACTCATTTCCAGCTATTACCAAAAGAGTAGCCAGATTAATACCAGCGTATTCATTTGGTTGTACCTTGAAcgtaattcaaaatatttcaaaattaatattatgcATGCTAGGAATATGTATGTATCATTATTACTGTACaatgaattttacaatcaattaccactataataatgaattgttattacaaagaaataataaaGTTATTGATCCTTACCTCGAACCCTTTTCTATACCAGCGGATTGCATTTTTCAGACTTTCTTCATCCATGTGTCTGCTTTCGACAAATTTGTCTTTGTAAATTCTTCCACAAAGGCACACCATGTCTGGTACAtgattctcttttttttctaatgcTTTTTCGATAACTTTCAATGCTTTTTCCCTGTCCCCTTCCTTATTTCTTCTATTAAGAGCAAAGGCGTATAAAAAACGTATGGTTGGAGtatttatagaatttttatggGTGGGTACTGTCCGCAAATCATCAACAAGCTGCACCATTGCGTCATAATCCTGAAACAATGAGTAATCGTAAAGTATGATAAATGTTGCTAAATTACTACGGTTTGGTGATATACAGATCaaagaaataattaacaattttgaaaacggCATACCTGTATTTCTCTGTAAGAAATTAAGACATTGAGCACGACTTCGCCCGATAAAACATTCGGATCATCCAGACGTTTTCTCATGTTATTTAAAACCCTGGAAAGCTCAGCTCCCGAATACGTTTCACGCGCATTGCGCAAAT
It encodes the following:
- the LOC124302311 gene encoding mitogen-activated protein kinase kinase kinase 15 isoform X1: MPSTCGDVIEIPGMVGQYGVVDAMLSTDSVGTHSDVSGHTTIPGRPRMDVACVLDLQQPQYLSHRKKALEEVRQACSLVNANMHHIQFEKLDFGEANVLDTFYNADVVVVDLSIQLQQSALFYHLGVRESFGMKENILLHNDMDTEATIRLKLSCGSYTFVTYRVVECGSCVATSPAASRVTGEEVIDPKQHLMLKLKRLFQDVEVQSKAHMKEKFLADLRNARETYSGAELSRVLNNMRKRLDDPNVLSGEVVLNVLISYREIQDYDAMVQLVDDLRTVPTHKNSINTPTIRFLYAFALNRRNKEGDREKALKVIEKALEKKENHVPDMVCLCGRIYKDKFVESRHMDEESLKNAIRWYRKGFEVQPNEYAGINLATLLVIAGNEFSKSEELQHIGMVLNNLIGKKGSLSSLKDYWDVATFFEISVLAEDYSKAIQAAECMFKLKPPNWYLKSTIGNISLIDRFRKRNLEVEASPEEQVFGFWIEYFDEATKSEVGDSIRFPLLVLEPTKILMPSYVNINLGAEEKSIQIWNLCLDKLKDNCKQVHEWLFTANMIRSVSLYKRDERCLFLYVHQNSDDFQMYLPSIQCRQRFYDLILEMTRDQEGMVTDLDAYLTNDQMKFEYELDDQNKRTILGKGTYGVVYAARDLNTQVRIAVKEIPERNLGDVQPLHEEIKLHSQLRHRNIVQYLGSVSEDGFFKIFMEQVPGGSLSALLRSKWGPLKENESTISFYTKQILEGLKYLHDQKIVHRDIKGDNVLVNTYSGVVKISDFGTSKRLAGLCPSTETFTGTLQYMAPEVIDKGQRGYGAPADIWSLGCTIVEMATGKPPFIELGSPQAAVFKVGFYKIHPEIPSELSERAKSFILRCFEPNPDTRATAAKLLDDPFLTEKKKSTRLPAPPDFSRSISVPAERLERLAKFDKTNNNHIVTTPPIQSSHSDDTGGLTKSSPLRERSPAHLLSPISMPTALCFNSTIGSTPSIEASESDTSGPTMTRRSSSGGLLSPEVELSGQPGNKVGEEQEGFYLLKKDSQRRMTLTRVLSQDEAKICQVWLRSIHQDVGQAVLHMNHLELLMRGLKDYISEPNQDVLMTTIRTLKEELDFDSTAINQLYSAIYLFQTAVNEVLRLHSIKPHWMFALDNLVRNAVQAAITVLSPELGANLLGHDRGQSGTDGPEEGSTSGVSTVNSVKSHKSSDSVDNKYWREYQDQMGALKTENMKLLQELLESQKVYQAMLQQVIGDQKIQMGALSQLCESINRRTVRQESGYNSTISGGEPVSPIPGFLPQISVTDHNATPADTRLTEWLQGLGVDASSIDRFLYEEYTLEDILFHVSREDLRRLNLRGGIELRIWKAVLQHRKDNEI
- the LOC124302311 gene encoding mitogen-activated protein kinase kinase kinase 15 isoform X2, which translates into the protein MPSTCGDVIEIPGMVGQYGVVDAMLSTDSVGTHSDVSGHTTIPGRPRMDVACVLDLQQPQYLSHRKKALEEVRQACSLVNANMHHIQFEKLDFGEANVLDTFYNADVVVVDLSIQLQQSALFYHLGVRESFGMKENILLHNDMDTEATIRLKLSCGSYTFVTYRVVECGSCVATSPAASRVTGEEVIDPKQHLMLKLKRLFQDVEVQSKAHMKEKFLADLRNARETYSGAELSRVLNNMRKRLDDPNVLSGEVVLNVLISYREIQDYDAMVQLVDDLRTVPTHKNSINTPTIRFLYAFALNRRNKEGDREKALKVIEKALEKKENHVPDMVCLCGRIYKDKFVESRHMDEESLKNAIRWYRKGFEVQPNEYAGINLATLLVIAGNEFSKSEELQHIGMVLNNLIGKKGSLSSLKDYWDVATFFEISVLAEDYSKAIQAAECMFKLKPPNWYLKSTIGNISLIDRFRKRNLEVEASPEEQVFGFWIEYFDEATKSEVGDSIRFPLLVLEPTKILMPSYVNINLGAEEKSIQIWNLCLDKLKDNCKQVHEWLFTANMIRSVSLYKRDERCLFLYVHQNSDDFQMYLPSIQCRQRFYDLILEMTRDQEGMVTDLDAYLTNDQMKFEYELDDQNKRTILGKGTYGVVYAARDLNTQVRIAVKEIPERNLGDVQPLHEEIKLHSQLRHRNIVQYLGSVSEDGFFKIFMEQVPGGSLSALLRSKWGPLKENESTISFYTKQILEGLKYLHDQKIVHRDIKGDNVLVNTYSGVVKISDFGTSKRLAGLCPSTETFTGTLQYMAPEVIDKGQRGYGAPADIWSLGCTIVEMATGKPPFIELGSPQAAVFKVGFYKIHPEIPSELSERAKSFILRCFEPNPDTRATAAKLLDDPFLTEKKKSTRLPAPPDFSRSISVPAERLERLAKFDKTNNNHIVTTPPIQSSHSDDTTIGSTPSIEASESDTSGPTMTRRSSSGGLLSPEVELSGQPGNKVGEEQEGFYLLKKDSQRRMTLTRVLSQDEAKICQVWLRSIHQDVGQAVLHMNHLELLMRGLKDYISEPNQDVLMTTIRTLKEELDFDSTAINQLYSAIYLFQTAVNEVLRLHSIKPHWMFALDNLVRNAVQAAITVLSPELGANLLGHDRGQSGTDGPEEGSTSGVSTVNSVKSHKSSDSVDNKYWREYQDQMGALKTENMKLLQELLESQKVYQAMLQQVIGDQKIQMGALSQLCESINRRTVRQESGYNSTISGGEPVSPIPGFLPQISVTDHNATPADTRLTEWLQGLGVDASSIDRFLYEEYTLEDILFHVSREDLRRLNLRGGIELRIWKAVLQHRKDNEI
- the LOC124302311 gene encoding mitogen-activated protein kinase kinase kinase 15 isoform X3, producing the protein MKEKFLADLRNARETYSGAELSRVLNNMRKRLDDPNVLSGEVVLNVLISYREIQDYDAMVQLVDDLRTVPTHKNSINTPTIRFLYAFALNRRNKEGDREKALKVIEKALEKKENHVPDMVCLCGRIYKDKFVESRHMDEESLKNAIRWYRKGFEVQPNEYAGINLATLLVIAGNEFSKSEELQHIGMVLNNLIGKKGSLSSLKDYWDVATFFEISVLAEDYSKAIQAAECMFKLKPPNWYLKSTIGNISLIDRFRKRNLEVEASPEEQVFGFWIEYFDEATKSEVGDSIRFPLLVLEPTKILMPSYVNINLGAEEKSIQIWNLCLDKLKDNCKQVHEWLFTANMIRSVSLYKRDERCLFLYVHQNSDDFQMYLPSIQCRQRFYDLILEMTRDQEGMVTDLDAYLTNDQMKFEYELDDQNKRTILGKGTYGVVYAARDLNTQVRIAVKEIPERNLGDVQPLHEEIKLHSQLRHRNIVQYLGSVSEDGFFKIFMEQVPGGSLSALLRSKWGPLKENESTISFYTKQILEGLKYLHDQKIVHRDIKGDNVLVNTYSGVVKISDFGTSKRLAGLCPSTETFTGTLQYMAPEVIDKGQRGYGAPADIWSLGCTIVEMATGKPPFIELGSPQAAVFKVGFYKIHPEIPSELSERAKSFILRCFEPNPDTRATAAKLLDDPFLTEKKKSTRLPAPPDFSRSISVPAERLERLAKFDKTNNNHIVTTPPIQSSHSDDTGGLTKSSPLRERSPAHLLSPISMPTALCFNSTIGSTPSIEASESDTSGPTMTRRSSSGGLLSPEVELSGQPGNKVGEEQEGFYLLKKDSQRRMTLTRVLSQDEAKICQVWLRSIHQDVGQAVLHMNHLELLMRGLKDYISEPNQDVLMTTIRTLKEELDFDSTAINQLYSAIYLFQTAVNEVLRLHSIKPHWMFALDNLVRNAVQAAITVLSPELGANLLGHDRGQSGTDGPEEGSTSGVSTVNSVKSHKSSDSVDNKYWREYQDQMGALKTENMKLLQELLESQKVYQAMLQQVIGDQKIQMGALSQLCESINRRTVRQESGYNSTISGGEPVSPIPGFLPQISVTDHNATPADTRLTEWLQGLGVDASSIDRFLYEEYTLEDILFHVSREDLRRLNLRGGIELRIWKAVLQHRKDNEI